In Trichocoleus desertorum NBK24, the following are encoded in one genomic region:
- a CDS encoding glycosyltransferase encodes MTHFGIICPPYPGHLNPQAALGRELQRRGHRVTLLQIPDVALKVRSEGLEFCPIGQSTYQPGTLAQTFQQLGQLSEMEALRYSVDFCQQVTEIICRDAPAAIAELGIEALLVDQLEPAGETVAEGLHLPFVTVSCGQAIHRRADVPPFFTPWRYRKALWAKFRNQVAYYMLDRNCQPILDTIDHYRQQWNLPPYQGLYAPSTRLAHVSQQPAAFDFPCPNLPEDFHYTGPFRNSSPCAVSFPFEQLTGQPLIYASLGSVQNTKADLFRAIAAACQGLDVQLLIAHGGGISPEDIQSFPGSPLVMEYVPQVEVLARASLTITHGGLNTVLDSLTHGVPLVAIPITFEQPGTGARIRKTGVGEVLPLKRLSVKRLRKAIQRVLTKASYAQNAARIQQSIRDSGGVQQAADIIEQAVTPQVRSLSGVAPRVVMK; translated from the coding sequence ATGACTCACTTTGGTATTATTTGCCCCCCTTATCCAGGACACTTGAACCCCCAAGCCGCTTTGGGTCGAGAACTACAACGTCGGGGCCATCGAGTCACCTTGCTACAAATTCCTGATGTGGCTCTAAAAGTTCGTTCCGAAGGGTTAGAGTTTTGTCCGATTGGGCAGTCTACTTATCAACCTGGCACTTTAGCCCAAACCTTTCAACAACTGGGGCAATTGAGTGAGATGGAAGCCCTCCGTTACTCGGTTGATTTTTGCCAACAGGTGACGGAGATTATTTGTCGAGATGCTCCAGCCGCGATCGCTGAGTTAGGCATTGAGGCTTTGCTAGTCGATCAGCTAGAACCCGCAGGAGAAACCGTTGCCGAAGGATTGCATCTTCCCTTTGTCACCGTTTCCTGTGGTCAAGCGATTCATCGACGAGCCGACGTACCTCCCTTTTTTACGCCTTGGCGCTACCGAAAGGCTTTGTGGGCCAAGTTTCGCAATCAAGTTGCCTACTACATGCTGGATCGCAATTGCCAACCAATCCTCGATACCATCGACCACTACCGCCAGCAGTGGAACTTGCCACCTTACCAGGGGTTGTATGCTCCTTCCACTCGCCTAGCCCATGTCAGCCAACAGCCTGCTGCATTCGATTTCCCTTGCCCCAATCTACCTGAAGACTTCCACTACACCGGGCCTTTTCGCAACTCATCTCCTTGTGCCGTCAGTTTTCCATTTGAGCAGTTGACAGGACAACCGCTAATTTATGCTTCTCTAGGCAGCGTGCAGAACACCAAAGCTGATCTGTTTCGGGCGATCGCCGCAGCTTGCCAGGGGTTGGATGTACAACTCTTGATTGCCCATGGCGGTGGTATTAGTCCAGAAGATATCCAGAGCTTCCCTGGTTCTCCCTTAGTTATGGAGTATGTGCCGCAGGTGGAAGTCTTGGCTAGAGCTAGCTTGACAATTACTCACGGTGGCTTAAACACAGTGCTCGACTCCCTCACGCATGGCGTACCTTTGGTGGCAATTCCCATCACGTTTGAGCAGCCCGGAACAGGAGCCAGAATTCGCAAAACCGGGGTGGGGGAAGTGTTGCCGTTGAAACGCTTGAGTGTAAAACGTCTGAGAAAAGCTATCCAACGGGTTCTCACTAAAGCGTCCTACGCCCAGAATGCTGCCAGAATTCAGCAGTCCATCCGTGACTCAGGAGGGGTACAGCAAGCCGCTGACATTATCGAGCAAGCCGTAACTCCTCAAGTCCGAAGTTTGTCTGGAGTAGCACCTCGTGTAGTGATGAAATAA
- a CDS encoding DUF2993 domain-containing protein, whose product MTSDSAKFGEQTLNKMATMAIAHMIKDAEGVDVQIKTDLSKLAQGQVDSIAIKIQGLLMQSSLRLEEFYLQINRVAVRPLSAMMGKIKLLHPADGTIRVVVNEDSLTQALNSASVRENLPPLPRQSEPQSRDAAVQQVKCYLLSDGHLAFNVGVSSPDPALPSVAFTATPEISNNGQGIVLQNLSPVNYLVNAPDLAEITAALIARTSDLLSIPEFQHQGMSVEIQQLEVVTGKLSWEAIASIDRFQST is encoded by the coding sequence GTGACATCAGATTCAGCTAAGTTTGGCGAACAGACACTCAACAAAATGGCCACTATGGCGATCGCTCACATGATCAAGGATGCCGAAGGAGTGGATGTCCAGATCAAAACTGATTTGAGTAAACTCGCCCAAGGACAGGTTGATTCGATCGCCATTAAAATCCAAGGTTTGTTGATGCAATCCAGCTTACGTCTGGAGGAATTTTATCTTCAGATCAACCGAGTTGCAGTCAGGCCACTGAGCGCAATGATGGGCAAAATTAAGCTGCTACATCCAGCTGATGGCACGATCCGCGTCGTTGTCAACGAAGATAGCCTTACCCAAGCTCTCAATTCTGCCTCGGTACGGGAGAACTTGCCACCGCTACCCAGGCAGAGCGAACCTCAGTCTAGAGATGCCGCGGTTCAGCAAGTGAAATGTTATTTGCTGAGTGATGGTCATCTGGCTTTTAATGTTGGTGTAAGTTCACCAGACCCGGCGCTGCCCTCTGTAGCTTTTACCGCAACACCAGAGATTAGCAACAACGGACAAGGGATTGTATTGCAAAATCTCTCTCCTGTGAATTATCTAGTGAACGCTCCAGATTTAGCAGAAATCACAGCCGCTTTAATTGCTCGAACGAGTGATCTCCTTAGTATCCCAGAATTCCAACACCAGGGTATGTCTGTCGAAATTCAACAGCTAGAGGTGGTCACTGGCAAGTTAAGCTGGGAAGCGATCGCTTCCATCGACCGATTTCAGTCTACTTAA
- a CDS encoding DUF1269 domain-containing protein has product MTNNQQRALGAFSTRSAAETALQALQASGFSMNQVSVIAKNADESQEMSGVHLQDQIGNQEVDAGNATASNLAYGGATATVLLGLTSLSIPGIGAVLAAGTLAASLVASVAGAGINAASASSLVQAMTASGIDKQQAETYSDRLLRGDYVVLVEGSEAEIQHAAGILSQNSIQDWGVYSAANA; this is encoded by the coding sequence ATGACTAACAATCAACAACGTGCCTTAGGAGCCTTTTCTACTCGTTCAGCAGCCGAAACTGCACTCCAAGCGTTGCAAGCCTCTGGTTTTTCGATGAATCAAGTGTCTGTGATTGCTAAGAACGCAGACGAGAGTCAAGAGATGAGCGGGGTTCACCTCCAGGATCAGATTGGTAATCAAGAAGTGGATGCTGGAAATGCTACTGCTTCCAATTTGGCTTATGGTGGTGCCACCGCGACCGTTTTACTAGGGCTTACCAGTCTGAGTATCCCTGGAATTGGTGCAGTATTGGCCGCAGGTACCTTGGCTGCTTCTCTGGTGGCTAGTGTCGCAGGTGCAGGGATTAATGCTGCTTCAGCAAGTAGCTTAGTGCAAGCGATGACTGCTTCAGGGATTGACAAACAGCAAGCTGAAACTTACAGCGATCGCTTGTTGCGGGGAGATTATGTGGTGCTTGTGGAAGGCAGCGAGGCGGAGATCCAGCATGCCGCAGGTATCCTCAGCCAGAATAGTATCCAAGATTGGGGCGTCTACTCGGCAGCAAACGCTTAG
- a CDS encoding DUF4383 domain-containing protein, whose product MQTNVSNLLQRLDGAERLFATIIGVVFLVVGIAGFIPGLIAIPAVAGDAPLYVPDLSFPDGYGNVFGLFPTNFLHNAVHIAVGILGLAAATSFSGSLVFNQGFAISYILIAIMGLLPATNTTFGLMPIFGNNVWFNALTGLAAAYFGFIKPLKVQSEITSAPKA is encoded by the coding sequence ATGCAAACGAACGTCTCTAACTTACTTCAGCGCCTTGACGGTGCCGAACGACTTTTTGCCACGATCATCGGTGTCGTCTTTTTAGTTGTTGGGATTGCTGGTTTTATCCCTGGCTTAATTGCGATACCTGCGGTGGCGGGAGATGCACCACTGTATGTTCCCGACTTGTCTTTCCCAGATGGATATGGCAATGTTTTCGGGCTGTTTCCTACTAATTTCTTACATAATGCAGTCCACATTGCAGTGGGTATTTTAGGTTTGGCTGCTGCCACTAGCTTCTCCGGTTCATTGGTGTTTAACCAAGGATTTGCAATCTCTTATATCCTGATTGCCATCATGGGTTTACTGCCAGCAACTAATACCACCTTTGGCCTTATGCCCATCTTTGGCAATAACGTTTGGTTCAATGCCCTGACAGGATTGGCTGCTGCTTACTTCGGTTTCATCAAGCCCCTCAAAGTTCAAAGTGAGATCACTTCTGCGCCTAAAGCCTAG
- a CDS encoding SDR family NAD(P)-dependent oxidoreductase produces MSVFAEIQSANALIVGANGGIGLGFVQQLLQDDRITKIYATYRQPESASELLALRDQYPEQLVCLPLDITDEAQIAECSDRIQSQVDKLHLVINCVGILHEGDLQPEKSLRQINPDHLGRYFQINSIGAVLLAKHLSPLFCHSDRNVFATISAKIGSIGDNQLGGWYGYRASKAALNMLMRTVAIEYRRKSPNTIVVTLHPGTTDTHLSKPFQRNVPPEKLFPVERTVTQLLAVVKNLEPKDSGEFFSWDGTRLPW; encoded by the coding sequence ATGTCTGTTTTTGCTGAAATACAAAGTGCCAACGCCTTGATTGTGGGAGCAAATGGAGGTATCGGTTTAGGGTTTGTACAACAGTTGTTGCAGGACGATCGCATTACCAAAATCTATGCCACCTATCGCCAACCCGAATCTGCAAGCGAATTGTTGGCGCTTCGAGATCAATATCCGGAGCAGTTAGTTTGTCTCCCACTAGACATTACAGACGAAGCTCAGATTGCTGAATGTAGCGATCGCATTCAAAGTCAGGTAGACAAATTACATTTGGTGATCAACTGCGTTGGTATTTTACATGAGGGAGACTTGCAACCAGAAAAGAGTTTGCGACAGATCAACCCTGACCATTTAGGGCGCTACTTCCAAATTAACAGCATTGGCGCGGTGCTACTTGCCAAGCATTTATCGCCTTTGTTTTGCCATAGCGACAGGAATGTATTTGCCACGATTTCCGCCAAAATTGGCAGTATTGGAGATAACCAATTGGGAGGCTGGTATGGCTATCGGGCTTCTAAAGCAGCCCTGAATATGTTGATGCGAACTGTTGCGATCGAATATAGGCGTAAAAGCCCCAATACAATCGTGGTGACGCTGCATCCGGGGACCACAGATACCCACCTCTCCAAACCATTTCAGCGAAATGTGCCACCTGAAAAACTGTTTCCGGTAGAGCGCACTGTTACTCAGTTGCTGGCTGTTGTAAAAAATCTAGAACCCAAGGACAGCGGCGAGTTTTTCTCTTGGGACGGCACCCGTTTACCTTGGTAG
- a CDS encoding NAD(P)/FAD-dependent oxidoreductase — MVKKVAIVGAGPSGILLAHYLLRRDEAYQIEIYDRRPDPRSVPFEKVRTYPLTLNARGIHALSQIEGLEASVKAHGTAIWGTVVHGKNGKTRILSRQKPLFALDRTQLVITLLEKLTETYPSDRLTLHFNCKCIAADFEQQSIAFESIPESIVEGIVENNVAETLRTNYDLLIGADGAGSVIRDHFLPTDGFTVEAQYIPTDYKALFPLRRNETVGLDLKPEHIHSWRLDDSTTILAVPTSDAIASGVITFSRNNKSFVNLSTTTQVLDFFRQNFPDLSPLIADAEAEALLNRPISQVLTIRCSHYHCGNSVLLMGDAAHAVSPSLGQGCNAAFEDVEVLDRLLDEYSDDLSLVLPEFSIRRKPDAHALVELSDSPFPLVKALFVELIVRQKLGKVMHRLLPQYFPASLFELLSDTTVPYAEILSSYRRWIAKVKRSNQKFFAQQSQ, encoded by the coding sequence ATGGTGAAGAAAGTTGCAATTGTGGGGGCTGGGCCGAGCGGGATTTTATTGGCCCATTACTTACTGCGGCGCGACGAAGCTTATCAGATTGAAATTTACGATCGCCGCCCTGACCCGCGCAGCGTCCCCTTTGAAAAAGTCCGCACCTATCCGCTAACCCTCAACGCCAGAGGCATCCATGCTTTGAGCCAAATTGAAGGGCTAGAAGCCAGCGTTAAAGCCCACGGAACAGCAATCTGGGGGACAGTCGTGCATGGTAAGAACGGGAAAACGCGAATCTTATCGCGCCAGAAACCGCTCTTCGCCCTCGATCGCACCCAATTAGTGATTACCTTATTGGAAAAGCTCACCGAAACATATCCCAGCGATCGCTTGACTCTCCACTTCAACTGCAAATGTATTGCCGCAGATTTTGAGCAACAGAGCATCGCTTTTGAGAGCATCCCTGAAAGCATCGTTGAAGGCATCGTTGAAAATAATGTGGCAGAGACGCTAAGGACTAATTACGACCTACTGATTGGTGCCGATGGAGCGGGTTCGGTGATTAGAGATCACTTTTTGCCAACCGATGGGTTTACAGTTGAAGCCCAGTACATTCCCACGGATTACAAAGCTCTTTTCCCTTTACGACGAAATGAAACCGTAGGGCTAGACCTCAAACCAGAACATATCCATAGTTGGCGACTGGATGATAGCACCACAATTTTAGCAGTGCCTACCAGTGATGCGATCGCTAGTGGGGTCATTACCTTCTCGCGTAACAACAAGTCATTTGTCAATCTGTCTACCACGACTCAAGTTTTAGATTTTTTCCGCCAAAACTTTCCTGACTTAAGCCCACTCATTGCCGATGCCGAAGCAGAAGCATTGCTCAATCGCCCCATTTCCCAAGTGCTTACCATTCGTTGCAGCCATTATCACTGCGGCAACAGCGTGCTGCTAATGGGTGATGCAGCACATGCTGTTTCGCCCTCCTTGGGGCAGGGATGCAACGCTGCTTTTGAGGATGTGGAAGTGTTGGATCGTCTATTAGATGAATATTCTGACGACTTAAGCTTAGTGCTACCAGAATTTAGTATTCGTCGTAAACCCGATGCTCACGCTTTGGTAGAACTGTCTGACAGTCCCTTTCCGTTAGTTAAAGCTTTATTTGTTGAACTGATAGTGAGACAGAAATTGGGCAAAGTTATGCATCGGTTATTGCCTCAATATTTTCCAGCTTCCTTATTTGAGCTGCTGTCTGACACCACAGTTCCCTATGCAGAAATTCTGTCGTCATATCGTCGTTGGATCGCCAAAGTCAAACGCTCTAATCAAAAGTTTTTTGCTCAACAGAGTCAATAG